CCTCGCAGGCCTTTTGGGAGACGGTCGGACGCACGGGGTTATGGACCGCATTGTCCGTTGGCGGCAAAACGCTGATTGCCTTTGGCATTGCGCTGCTCCTTGCGAAGGATATTGCTTTTAAACGGTTCTACCTTATCTTGCTGATGCTGCCATGGGTGACGCCGATGGTTGTTGCGGCGGTAACGTGGCGCTGGATTTATGACGGACAGTTCGGCATGCTGAATTATATATTAACGCAGGTTCATATTTTACAGGAGCCATATGTGTTTCTCGGTGAAAAGTGGTCGGCGTTTGTGGCGACGGCCATTACCGACATGTGGCTCGGGATTCCGTTTCTGGCCATGATGTTCTTAGCAGGACTGCAGTCGATTCCCGTTGAACTGCACGAATCGGCAAACATGGACGGGGCCAACCGTTTCCAAAAGCTTTTTCACGTTACCCTGCCTGTCATGAAGCCGATTATTCTCGTCGCAACGACAATGTCCGGCATTTGGACATTCAACTCGTTTGGAGTCATTTGGCCGATGACGAGCGGCGGTCCTGTAGATGCAACGCAGACGTTGATCGTTCAAGCATATAAACAGTCCTTCGGTTCATTTAATCTCGGGATGGGAGCTGCGATTGCCGTTGTAATTTTCATTATTTTAACGATTACGACCATTTTGTATAAGCGGTTATTAATGAGACAGGAAGAACTTTAAGTAAAGAGGTGAACGGAATTGACTGGCAAACTGCGAAATCTGCCTACGCACATCGCGCTTTGGGTCATCTTTATCATTATGCTGTTCCCGATCTGGATTATGGTGGCGACGTCGCTGCAGACGTATGATGGGATTTTCAATTGGCCGCCGGATTGGTTTCCATCGATTCCTCAGTGGCAAAACTATGCAGACGTTTGGGGCGGGGATTATCAGTTTAAGGCGCCTTTCTTTAACAGCTTAATCATTGCTTCATCTACAGCGATTATTACGATTCTACTCGCTTTTCCGGCTGCGTATGGAATCTCCCGGTTTTCCTTTTTTGGACGAAACAGCATGCTGTTTATCGTATTAGTCACGCAGATGTTTTCACCGATCGTACTGATTGTTGGATTGTACCAGCTGGCACAAAGCTACAATCTATTAAACTCGCTCGTCGGCGTCATCATTACGAACTGTGCCTTAACGCTTCCCATGGCGGTGTGGCTCCTGCACGGGTATTTAAAAAGTGTGCCCGAAACATTGGAGCAGGCGGCGGCCATGGATGGCTGCTCGCGAATAAAAGGCATCATAAAAATTGTCGTTCCACTGTCCGCTTCCGGCATTGCCATGGCAGGGATTTATGCGTTCATCATGGCCTGGAACGATCTATTGATTCCGTTAATCTTTATTTCGGACTCGAATTTACGCCCGATCAGCCTGGCACTGACGGATTTCGCCGGGCAAAACATCGTGTACTGGCATCAGATGATGGCCGCCAGTGTCATTTCCACTTTTCCTATTGCTGTCATGTTCAGTTTTGTTCAGAAGTACTTTATTAAAGGCTTTATGTCAGGAGCGATTAAGGAATAGAGAGGAGTTCATACGAATGAAAGTTTTATTAATTGGCGCTGGAACGATGGGGGCCGTCCATGCGGCATCCTATTCAACTATTAAAGACGCAGAGCTTGTCGGGATTGCCGATTTCAGTACGGAAAAAGCAAAGGCGCTGGCAGAGGAAACCGGAGCCCAAGCATTCAGCTCATTTGAAGAAGCAATGGAACTAGCAGGGGAAGTGGATGTGATTGATATCTGTCTGCCGACGTACCTGCATAAGGAATTTGTG
This Halobacillus salinarum DNA region includes the following protein-coding sequences:
- a CDS encoding carbohydrate ABC transporter permease codes for the protein MKKKKRSMRRFFSPEKSAFIYLLPMVVFMLIMVAYPIGRILYLSLTSNILTRPDLGIQFIGLENYWKLFSSQAFWETVGRTGLWTALSVGGKTLIAFGIALLLAKDIAFKRFYLILLMLPWVTPMVVAAVTWRWIYDGQFGMLNYILTQVHILQEPYVFLGEKWSAFVATAITDMWLGIPFLAMMFLAGLQSIPVELHESANMDGANRFQKLFHVTLPVMKPIILVATTMSGIWTFNSFGVIWPMTSGGPVDATQTLIVQAYKQSFGSFNLGMGAAIAVVIFIILTITTILYKRLLMRQEEL
- a CDS encoding carbohydrate ABC transporter permease; the protein is MTGKLRNLPTHIALWVIFIIMLFPIWIMVATSLQTYDGIFNWPPDWFPSIPQWQNYADVWGGDYQFKAPFFNSLIIASSTAIITILLAFPAAYGISRFSFFGRNSMLFIVLVTQMFSPIVLIVGLYQLAQSYNLLNSLVGVIITNCALTLPMAVWLLHGYLKSVPETLEQAAAMDGCSRIKGIIKIVVPLSASGIAMAGIYAFIMAWNDLLIPLIFISDSNLRPISLALTDFAGQNIVYWHQMMAASVISTFPIAVMFSFVQKYFIKGFMSGAIKE